The Mauremys reevesii isolate NIE-2019 linkage group 3, ASM1616193v1, whole genome shotgun sequence genomic sequence GGCGTTACAGAGAAAACATCTTTAAAACAATCAAAGAATctacatgctaataagcttaccggAGCTCACCCCAACTCTGACATGGGCTCAGGTAGGcgatcagtccttcaaaccccacaaaGGTGTCTCTACTATAGTCACAAGCTCAGAACTAACACATTCATGAAAAAGTTCAGTCCCTCCTTTATGCAGTTCAGGGGTCTTTGATCTGGaatttccaggagcaggtaaTCAGTAGATAATGGCTTTTTCTACTGATCATAGCTTCAAAAGGCCTCCCAAAAATCtcctaggaaatccacttcaaAGAACTGTTTGGGTTAACACATGTGAAGTTCCTAACTTCCCCAAGATTTACTTAAGTCAGTATCCTAAAATTTTTTACATACAATCCTAGAACAACACACAATTAGATTTTAATCCAATCAAGCCTAGCAgtattaaacttaattcaatactAGTTTaacttaattccataaggtttctcCAGGATATtgcaggtaattttttttttctttaacgtGACTTTATTATTTCAGTAAAAAGAAGAGTGAACTCTTATGCAACCAGAGCAGAGGCAGTGGATGACTCGTACTTCCAGTTGGGTGGGAGTACTCTCTTGGTCTTGTAATAGCGAGCCAGCCTGTGAATTCTGCTCTCAATCAGAATCAGACGAAATTTGGCATCTTTATCCTTTCTGTTTCTCTCAAGATGTTTACGAACAGCAACAGCTTTCTTGATCAAGTGGTACAGATCCTCTGGAAGGTCTGGGGCAAGTCCCTTGGACTTAAGGATCCTTAAAATGTTGTTGCCAGTGACAAAACGAACTTGGGCAACACCATGAGAGTCCCTTAAGATTACACCAATCTGTGACGGAGTCAGACCTTTCTTAGCCAGTTTGTAGATCTGTTCTTTTACATCATCAGAAGTAAGTTTTAACCATGTGGGCACACTGCGCCTATAGGGCAAGGCTGACTGGGACAAGCCCTTCCCCGGAGCGTGCATGCGACCCATGATGGCGCCAATTGCCCTAGTGCTAgttaggagggtcctgggggtgcCCACCAGCACTTTGGGAGATGCTGCCTTACACAGTGGCTTTGCTGACATGAAAAGGTTATGAAATATTACAGCCTGAAAACTGTTTGTTCAACAATATCAGCTATGTAAAACAAGACTGTCCTCCTCTACCACAACAGCAGAATTTATTTTTGAGGCAAGGTGAGTTGCAATTTAAATTAGCAAGTCATGAATCACACCTCTATCATCTAGCTCTAAATTAAAATCCACCTTAAAATAGCCACGAGAGTTGCAAATTAAACACTAAGCAtttaagaaaggaagaaaaatctgtgtgtagtAGCTTGCAATCTTTCTACTCTTTACTGGCTTGAGCAGTGATTGTCATGGGGAAAAACCATCCTAGGCTGATAGGGGCTGACAGGTTGTATACTCTAATCCTGAGGAGAAAGAAGCGGATACCAGTCCCTCATTTTGACCATGCAGTCGATTATATAACAATACTGGCTGACTCCATGGAAGCACTATGGTAGACTGAGGTAAAATAAGAAGTAGGGGGACAGTCCTCTGATCAGAGGATGCCCAAGGGGAAAAAGACACTCACTATAATGAGTGAAATTGGTGTTccctcagactggaaataaggtgtacatttttgacagtgagggcaattaatcactggaacaatttaccaagggtcacggtgggttctccatcactggcaatttttaaatcaagatgggatgtttttctaaaagatctgctttaggaTCTTAGGGGGCAGGGGAAGTCCTATGGGTTGTGTGAtaaaggagatcagactagatgatcacaatggtccttctggccttggaatctctgaatctatAACTAATTTGTTCTTCTGTATTTATTATTCAGAAAagtcaatatttaaaattattaaccTGATATCATTGTGCAgaataaatgcattttaaatcAGCGCTGAAAGTGAGAAGGAAAGTTGGGGGCATTTCGGAAGTGCTACAGCTCCCTATAATGCCATTACTCATATTACAAGGAGATATATGGGATAATTTAGAGTAtccactgcaaaaaaaaatccccttgaattttttattacttaattattCTCTTCAGGTTTTTCAGACATTATTTCCTTTGATCTTCTATTCCATTCTTTCAATATCAGCATAATTtttaaccaaatgaaggctgtaAAATCTTTATCTTTCCAAAATAGTGCAGATCAGAACTCACGTTGACCACTATATGAAGGTATGGAGTAAGGTCAAGTACTGAGAACCGAACTCTCTCTCTGAGCATAAATAGTGCATTTTAACAAAGATCAACAATTACTTCTAATCAGTTTTCAAGGTTTAAAATCCAACAAGCTATGGAACATTAAAGTTCAATATGAGGAAGCTTCCAACATTATGAAATAGAGCAGGGATCgggaacctttcagaagtgtgccgccaagtcttcatttattcactctaatttaaggttttgcgtgccagcaaTACGTTTAATTtatagaaggtctctttctataattctataatatataactaaactattgttgtatgtaaagtaaataaggtttttaaaatgtttaagcagcgtcatttaaaattaaattaaaatgcagagccccccagaccggtggctagtgtgagtgccgctgaaaatcagctcgtgtgccgccttcagcacttgtgccataggttgcctacccctgaaacAGAGGATTCTGATCCTAAAACTATATTATGTTTCCAGTATAAACTAGTTCACAGAAATAAGTCTTTACAAGCAACAAATTATGTATTGCAAGAAaagctttgttttttaaacaagtaTTATTGGAAATACTTTCACAGGATAGAACACTAAACACAAGGTCAGAGGCTTAGTTAACCCTTCTTCTCGTTAGACAGGCAAAATCATGTAATTCTAGCATAACaccactccacccccccacccacatctTGATGCACACAGCAAGTATGAAATTATCTGAATACCGGTGTTGCAGTTACtttaagaacattttaaacaATGAAAAATGCAGACACTGACCAAAAACACAACATTCACTTCACTGTTGTTTCACGCAATAATTTccatttttccacatcatctgctGCAGCACAGTAAAGGACAAGCATAATTAAACCCACTGGTCGGATGAGAGAATCCCAAGTATCATTAGGCTGTCCACAATATATGTTGCTGAAAGTTGCATTAAAGCATGCCTCCCACAGGTAGAAATTGACCAGCCTCATGAAAATGGTTCCTACCTCATGCCTGAAGGATTGAGATCTCCTGATTAGCACCTAGTCCTTGTTATGGGAGAGAATTATCTTCCTGCTGCCTGTAATCAGGTGATCAACTATTTCTCATTAAATGAAAGCTTAAGTTATAAAATGATAAAATGATCAAAAGCAAAGTCTCCTAAAAACAGGCCGCAGAGTAATtctaaaaaaaaagtctaaaggGAGATCAAAGAGCTCTGGGCGGCAGGTATTTTCTTTTTGTCATGAGGATACACTATGGGTCGTGTCCGTCATGGAGGTTGCGGAAGTCTCAGATTCCATGGCTTTCcgcgacctccatgacttctggagtggccagtgtggctgaccccaggttGCCCAAGCACGTGATGTCAGGAttagccacactggccactgctggagcagctctgcagccagcctCTTGGGTGGCCCCAGGACCAGCCACTCCCAGGCAGCTGGCTCCGGGGCCCACCCAAGCAGCAgccaatgcggctggccctgGGCACCGCCTTTGCAgtggtcctggggaagccagagcaGCCGCCAGTGGCCCCCACAGGCTCCACTCCCCGTGAGACTTAAGGGGTATTTATGATATAAGTCACTGgccgtgaatttttctttattgcccgtgacctgtccaatgatttaaaaaaaaaaaaaatacccatgactaaattgtagccttaactATAGGCTATTGTCAGTATTATTCATATTTCTAGCAGGGCTgccggcggggggggcgggggggaagtggggcaatttgccccaggccccgggcccagcaggggccccgaCAAGAGTtgttcagggcccctggagcagggtcctccACTCGCTCCGGGGAGCCCGAGGCCCCCGGAGCAtcttccactccaggtcttcggcggcaatttggcagcggagagtccttccgctccgggacctgccacccaagtgccccgaagacccgcggctgggggtccttctgccctgggacccgccgccaaagtgccgggtcttcggaggcaat encodes the following:
- the LOC120401523 gene encoding 40S ribosomal protein S13-like; translation: MGRMHAPGKGLSQSALPYRRSVPTWLKLTSDDVKEQIYKLAKKGLTPSQIGVILRDSHGVAQVRFVTGNNILRILKSKGLAPDLPEDLYHLIKKAVAVRKHLERNRKDKDAKFRLILIESRIHRLARYYKTKRVLPPNWKYESSTASALVA